A stretch of Oncorhynchus gorbuscha isolate QuinsamMale2020 ecotype Even-year linkage group LG24, OgorEven_v1.0, whole genome shotgun sequence DNA encodes these proteins:
- the anxa14 gene encoding annexin A2 produces MDMEYLPSYEMSWGTLGTVRPFLNFHAKKDALNIQTALQQKDAPTLIKILTNRSNAQRQIIAQIFKTITEKELSSGLKKALSGELENLLLALLMTPLQFEAYRLRQSMEGIGTDEEGLLEILCTRSPKALANITSTYKEQYNKDLETDLKGETSGDFAKLVLALLKKKKVVGMVQRDTEALAEAINQAKADPGPWITILTTRDSEHLNKVFVNLESEKQETVDKAIEKAFSGDVRLGLKTLVRCIQSPNLYLAQRLETMKAAIVQGVMVSHSEEDLLCVRVAYLRQTGTSLYTALQKQFKGDHLQALLAICRSED; encoded by the exons ATGGACATGGAGTACTTGCCATCCTAC GAGATGTCCTGGGGTACCTTGGGTACTGTAAGGCCCTTCCTTAACTTCCATGCTAAGAAAGATGCTCTGAACATTCAGACTGCTCTGCAACAGAAAG ACGCACCTACTCTGATAAAAATCCTGACCAACCGCAGCAATGCTCAAAGACAAATCATCGCTCAGATCTTCAAAACCATCACCGAGAAG GAGCTGTCCTCTGGGCTGAAGAAGGCCCTGTCTGGGGAGTTGGAGAATTTGCTGTTGGCCTTGCTGATGACCCCACTGCAGTTTGAGGCCTATCGTCTGAGACAATCCATGGAG GGCATTGGCACAGATGAGGAGGGTTTGCTAGAGATTCTGTGCACCAGGTCACCCAAGGCGCTTGCCAACATCACCTCCACCTACAAGGAGC AGTATAATAAGGATCTGGAGACGGACCTGAAGGGTGAGACCAGTGGGGACTTTGCCAAACTCGTCCTGGCCTTACTCAAG AAGAAAAAGGTAGTAGGAATGGTGCAAAGAGACACAGAG GCTCTCGCTGAAGCTATCAATCAGGCGAAGGCAGATCCTGGACCATGGATCACCATTCTGACTACCAGAGACTCTGAACATCTtaacaaag TGTTCGTCAATTTGGAGAGTGAGAAGCAAGAGACAGTGGATAAAGCAATAGAGAAAGCATTCAGTGGAGATGTGAGACTTGGGCTGAAAACATtgg TGCGTTGCATACAGAGCCCAAACCTCTACCTGGCTCAGAGACTGGAGACCATGAAG GCAGCCATAGTCCAGGGGGTGATGGTGTCCCACAGTGAGGAGGATCTGCTGTGTGTGAGAGTGGCTTATCTCAGACAGACGGGTACCTCACTCTATACAGCCCTACAG aaacaATTCAAAGGTGATCACCTACAAGCACTGCTGGCTATCTGTCGATCTGAAGACTAA